Within Trichoderma atroviride chromosome 2, complete sequence, the genomic segment ACGATTTCCCGAGGCCACGCGGAGATAAAATCCCGCCGCGAGTGTCGGGCAAGATACATGCCTCGTTGCCGATTCCATAATTGACCATGTGGGCGTACCTTCTGAACCATCGTCATCCTGTACGACTTTGTCGAGGACTTCGTCAAGAACGTGGCCGCCCTCCTGTCCCGCTGGTTTGCCATCCGTCGGTTTTCTCGTCTTGCAAATCTCGGAAGCAATTCTGACGAGGAAATTTGTATGCAATTCGCCATGTTCGTTCCATTGCGCAAATATCTCACCAATTTGATCGTAGTCAAGCCCCAATCCGCTATTCAGAAACGCCCAAGCCTCGCAGAGAGCTGAGAGCATACCAACTTCGATACCGTTGTGGACCATCTTGACAAAGTGTCCTGAGCCGCCTGGTCCGATAGTTGATACGCATGGAGCGCCGGATTTCGGATCCTTTGCTGCATATAGTTCAAGAAGCGGCATGACTTCCTTCAGTGCAGCAGCATTTCCTCCAGGGGACATACTTGGCCCATGTCGAGCTGACTGATAACCGCCAGAAACTCCCATTCCGATCCAATCTACGCCAATATCTGAACACTCTTTTTGTCTCCTCTCGGTGTTCCGATAATGCTCGTTGCCGCCGTCCAAGATTATATCGCCCTTGCGCAGCTCTGGCTTGATTTTCTCCAGAACTTCATCAGCTGGCGCGCCATGCGTAATGGAAAACAGGAACACTTTTCGGCCACCATTTTGGCCCAAACTGGCTGTAAATTTTGATATATCATGATATCCAGTAATAGTCCCAGTCAGACCCTCGGCTTGGTCAACTTGCTTCATAAAGTTGTCGACATTCGCGCTCTTGGCATCCCAAATAGACACGTCAAGGCCGAGCTCGGAAAAGGCGAATCCCATCATAGAGCCCATATTCCCTGCACCAACAATGCCAATTTGCTTGAATTTCATGATAATATCTGTTTGAGCGCCCATGGTTGCTGCTCGGTCAAAAATAGGCAAGGCTTAAGCCAAGTAATAAAGCCACAGCGGCAAAACTAATCTATAAACaccagaaaacaaaacagtaCGATTGTAGAACGACGCTCAATTGAACTCATATAGTTATGGGGATTGCCACCCGAAAGCTGCATACTTCAATAACAACTGGGCTGCGTTGATCGAATGACGCAATTGTGGTGACAGCGCTGCAAGCATCAGCATGACGTTATACATCTTTTAAATGACAATAGCATTTAACTATCTTAAGGTGTTCTATTAGAAATACAATTTTGATCAGAATACGAGTTCACTTTCTTCTAGAAAAAGTTGTATATTGTCGCGATGGGCATCGAATATCAAGGTCACAGTGTCCCTACTTCTTTCGCGTCTTGCAGCGTCCCTCCTTACTTTGACGCGAAACTTCCTCAAAAGTTGGACGCTATTCGCAATGCTGGATTTGATGGAATAGAAATGTCTATGCCAGATATAGTGGCATACGGCTGCGATATcgagggaaaagaaattgaagaagatgattaCGATACTCTTTCAGACGTAGCTAGGAAGATTCGAATCCTCACCGATCAACTTGGCCTTGTTATTCTCATGCTGCAACCATTTTCAAGATTTGAGGGGTGGAATAAAGATACACatgcaagagagagagaggaagcaTTTACGCGCGCCAAAGGATGGATAAGAATCATGGAGGCTTTAGGCACCGATATGCTACAAGTATGTGCACCTCAGAGACAAATTATCAGGATACAACGATGACTAACTATCTCTAGGTTGGCTCATCAGATGCTCCGGATATATCATCCTCCTTTGACGACCATGCTGCGGATCTGCAGCAGTTGGCCGACCTACTAGCGGAGAAAGGCTTCCGACTTGCTTATGAGAACTGGTGTTGGGCAACCTATGCCTCAACTTGGAAAGACGTCTGGGAGATATCACGCAAAGCCGATCGCCAAAACATTGGCCTTTGTCTGGACACCTTCCAATCAGCCGGTGGAGAATATGGTAATCCGTCTACAAAGTCAGGCTATATTGAAGATGTTAGCCTGGCTGAGCTTGGCGACCGTTGGCAAAAAAGTCTGAGGGAACTGGAACAGACTGTCCCTGGAGATAAAATTTTCTTACTTCAGATTTCAGACGCCTACAGAACGGAGCCACCTCTGCGTAACACGAAGGAGAGAGCGAGATCGGTATGGAGTCATGATTATCGTCCACTACCCTTTGATGGAGGGTATCTGCCGATTCAAGGCTTTCTAGATTCTGTACTGCGAACAGGCTTCAGAGGCTGGCTTTCTGTTGAAGTATTTGACTCGAAGCCCAAGGAGAAAACGTCCATGGAGGAATATCTGAAAGCGGCCATGCAGTCCTTGACTCGCATGCTTGGTAGTGCAATGCAGTGAGTTTATAGACCGAGGAACATATTCTTTAAAACATGTTTGCCACAAGAGAACTATCTGCATGTCATCTACAGGGTGCAGGCTAGG encodes:
- a CDS encoding uncharacterized protein (antiSMASH:Cluster_2.4~SMCOG1100:3-hydroxyisobutyrate dehydrogenase), giving the protein MGAQTDIIMKFKQIGIVGAGNMGSMMGFAFSELGLDVSIWDAKSANVDNFMKQVDQAEGLTGTITGYHDISKFTASLGQNGGRKVFLFSITHGAPADEVLEKIKPELRKGDIILDGGNEHYRNTERRQKECSDIGVDWIGMGVSGGYQSARHGPSMSPGGNAAALKEVMPLLELYAAKDPKSGAPCVSTIGPGGSGHFVKMVHNGIEVGMLSALCEAWAFLNSGLGLDYDQIGEIFAQWNEHGELHTNFLVRIASEICKTRKPTDGKPAGQEGGHVLDEVLDKVVQDDDGSEGTPTWSIMESATRHVSCPTLAAGFYLRVASGNREERLRIADTFSVPEPKPIQDIKDRGQIIEDLRKAVYCAFLASYYQGLELIARASSDEGWNINLSECVRIWRAGCIIQSEFIADLLEPLLKENKTLTNIKLDSSVGRELQCSYSALKEIVSRGIAADHYLPALTATLEYVKYTTGKMLPTKFMEAQMDYFGAHSYNKPGVPGEDPGPVAKGPHHFEWKPA
- a CDS encoding uncharacterized protein (EggNog:ENOG41~antiSMASH:Cluster_2.4), whose translation is MGIEYQGHSVPTSFASCSVPPYFDAKLPQKLDAIRNAGFDGIEMSMPDIVAYGCDIEGKEIEEDDYDTLSDVARKIRILTDQLGLVILMLQPFSRFEGWNKDTHAREREEAFTRAKGWIRIMEALGTDMLQVGSSDAPDISSSFDDHAADLQQLADLLAEKGFRLAYENWCWATYASTWKDVWEISRKADRQNIGLCLDTFQSAGGEYGNPSTKSGYIEDVSLAELGDRWQKSLRELEQTVPGDKIFLLQISDAYRTEPPLRNTKERARSVWSHDYRPLPFDGGYLPIQGFLDSVLRTGFRGWLSVEVFDSKPKEKTSMEEYLKAAMQSLTRMLGSAMQ